The sequence CAGAAGATAATGAGGAGATAGAGAGATATCTGCTCAGATCACAACATGGAGGCAGTCGACAACTCCGGCCCCGGCCATTGGCATCGATGAGTTGGCTCCAAACATATCAAAATCCAGAGAATCATATGCTGTAGGGCCTGAGGGTCCAACCCCCAAcaattgttataaaataacgtttcaatcaaaaatttataaaaccagAGCTATAGTGAACATACATAAACTTATTCGTTGCCAACGGTCCAAGACCAGGCTAAAACTCTATCCCACATatgatataaataaacaaacaaattaaagaagcgttagcaacaaaaaaaactaaagtgtTAAAGAAGCTTAATTAGCGTATACAAAGCTGTATGTGCATCTTTCTCGAGACGTGAAGACAGATTTGAGGGTTCTAGAACCAGAAGTGCAGCCACATGTTGCAACAAAGACTGACTCGCAATTAAAGAAGTGGATCACAAAAAAGATACGCATCTTCTCAATCTCAATGTACTTTAATAATTCGAAACCTAAGCATAGCGTATACAAAGCTGTACGTATCAACTCAGCACATCCATGTATAAAATACCAATGACCTGAACTCACATTTTCTACACCCAGTTACATTCAAATATAaccaactatatatataaactcaaAAAATAATGAATCCTATGTTTTACTTCCTTCTTGCCTTAACCACTGTTTTGGCCGTGACCGCAGACCCTGGCGGACCAATTCTCGACAATGATGGTTATGTCATATTCAACGGCAGTTACTTAGTTCGCCCAATCATCTTCGGTGGCGGCCTGACTCTCTCCCCCCTTGGTGACAACCAGTGTCCCCTCTACATCGAACAGCAATTTTCAAAGGACGACATAGGCTATCCCATAAGATTCTCAAACTGGGGGTCTGGAGCTAGGTTCGTTCCGGAGTCAGAGAACCTCAACGTCGAGATGGTCATCCCAGTTCCGACCTGCGTTCAGTCTTCAACCTATTGGTGGGTCACTGCGACCGAGGGTAGCAAATGGTTATTCATATCGGCTGGTCCTAAGCCAGATCCTGGAGAAGCTTCGTCCA comes from Brassica rapa cultivar Chiifu-401-42 chromosome A02, CAAS_Brap_v3.01, whole genome shotgun sequence and encodes:
- the LOC103852839 gene encoding kunitz trypsin inhibitor 4, producing MNPMFYFLLALTTVLAVTADPGGPILDNDGYVIFNGSYLVRPIIFGGGLTLSPLGDNQCPLYIEQQFSKDDIGYPIRFSNWGSGARFVPESENLNVEMVIPVPTCVQSSTYWWVTATEGSKWLFISAGPKPDPGEASSKSFFQIKKVGDFTNGYKIMFCSKDNNCIDVGIVVDEYGVQRLALCTMPFPVTFVKADETETSSKNISIM